In Papaver somniferum cultivar HN1 chromosome 1, ASM357369v1, whole genome shotgun sequence, a genomic segment contains:
- the LOC113357540 gene encoding protein MIZU-KUSSEI 1-like, producing MSTRTSQLHIVDGITSVDCQNQVRSWSLLRSIMWFIIPSCTGNISEKQLENRRKGEYYNNNKYLHYLQPPRSRSVSYSKNTKTDKTSGIKNMSTGTIFGYRQGKVTFCIQSKPDSDIPTLLLELALPTAILAKEMKSGLLRIALECNNNTSRHSSSNLLSVPIWSMYCNGRKVGSAIKCVPTQADKRVLRLMQSIDEGVGIINQKTLMNSLGDNDDDPRNNLGDLMYLRANFERVSASSNSESFHLINQDGSNNQQLSIFFTRTR from the coding sequence ATGTCGACTAGAACAAGTCAGTTACACATTGTTGATGGTATCACATCAGTCGATTGTCAAAATCAAGTTCGTTCATGGAGTCTTCTTCGATCAATTATGTGGTTTATCATTCCAAGCTGCACTGGAAACATCTCTgaaaaacaacttgagaatcgAAGAAAAGGAGAGTATTACAATAATAACAAGTACCTCCATTATTTACAACCACCTCGAAGTCGTTCGGTATCATATTCCAAGAATACCAAAACCGACAAGACCTCAGGGATCAAAAACATGTCGACGGGGACAATCTTTGGGTACCGTCAAGGGAAAGTTACATTTTGCATTCAATCCAAACCTGATTCTGATATTCCTACACTCCTTCTTGAACTTGCCTTGCCTACAGCTATTCTGGCAAAGGAAATGAAAAGTGGGTTATTAAGAATTGCATTGGAGTGCAACAATAATACATCACGCCATTCCTCTTCTAATCTCTTGTCTGTACCAATTTGGAGTATGTATTGTAATGGGAGAAAGGTTGGTTCCGCGATAAAATGTGTTCCAACTCAAGCTGATAAGAGAGTACTTAGATTGATGCAGAGTATTGATGAGGGTGTAGGCATTATAAATCAGAAAACACTAATGAACTCACTTGGCGACAATGATGACGATCCACGTAACAATCTTGGGGATCTTATGTACTTACGAGCTAATTTCGAAAGAGTATCTGCATCATCGAATTCAGAATCATtccatttgataaatcaagatggaAGTAATAATCAACAACTCAGTATTTTCTTCACTCGAACAAGATAG
- the LOC113357534 gene encoding protein MIZU-KUSSEI 1-like yields the protein MTITRTGGGVHIVDGVTSVDCHNRVRSWSLLRSVLWFIIPSCTRKYCDDQQLENEEETITTITSHTSTTRINNVSTGTIYGYRHGKVNLCIQSNPNSNIPTLLLELAIPTAILAKEMRSGLLRIALECNTESQHSSSAYILSVPVWTMYCNGRKVGSAMKRVPTQADKKVLSLMRNVDEGVGFINGNTLKSSTEDKEDKGNQYNHDDLMYLRANFERVCGSEKSESFHLINKDGSNSQQLSIFFIRG from the coding sequence ATGACAATAACTAGAACTGGTGGTGGAGTACACATTGTGGACGGTGTCACATCAGTGGATTGTCATAATAGAGTTCGTTCATGGAGTCTTCTTCGATCAGTTTTGTGGTTTATCATTCCAAGTTGCACTCGAAAGTACTGTGATGATCAACAACTCGAAAACGAAGAGGAGACTATTACTACAATAACAAGTCATACCTCCACCACAAGGATCAATAATGTTTCAACTGGTACAATCTATGGATACCGCCATGGAAAAGTTAATTTATGTATTCAATCAAATCCTAACTCTAATATTCCAACCCTTCTTCTTGAACTCGCCATACCTACAGCTATTCTGGCTAAAGAAATGAGAAGTGGGTTACTAAGAATTGCACTAGAGTGCAACACCGAATCACAGCATTCATCTTCTGCCTATATCTTGTCTGTGCCAGTTTGGACTATGTATTGTAACGGGAGGAAGGTTGGTTCCGCGATGAAACGCGTACCAACACAAGCTGATAAGAAAGTACTTAGTTTGATGCGGAATGTTGATGAGGGTGTGGGGTTTATAAATGGGAATACGTTGAAGAGCTCTACTGAAGACAAGGAGGACAAGGGCAACCAATACAACCATGATGACCTTATGTACTTACGGGCGAATTTTGAAAGAGTATGTGGTTCTGAAAAATCAGAATCCTTTCATTTGATCAACAAAGATGGAAGCAATAGCCAACAACTCAGTATCTTCTTCATtcgaggatga